A DNA window from Maribellus comscasis contains the following coding sequences:
- a CDS encoding MFS transporter yields the protein MASLNKNITQLYLIKISKWFNLVMPVVVLFYQDNGMGMHEIFVLKAIYSVAIVFMEIPSGWMADVWGRKKTLILGSILGSGGFLIYSFSYGFWAFVIAEIILGIGHSFVSGADSAMLFDSLKVSNKTRKYVKLEGRITSVGNFAEAIAGIAGGFLAAVSLRTPFYFQFGVAAIAIPAAFTLVEPKIHSTGQIHTLKKLVQNIKVTFIQNHNLRIAILLSAVTGTATLTFAWLVQPFFKAINLPVEMFGIFWTALNLTVGVSSVFAHSFERFAGKKWSLISIIILLAIGYFFSGITVSVYGLAFLFLFYLVRGLATPILKNYINQYTESEVRATMLSVRNFVIRISFAGIGPLLGYITDHINLTSAFILAGGIYLLAALVIVLPWLKPENK from the coding sequence TTGGCAAGTTTAAATAAAAATATTACTCAGCTTTACCTGATTAAAATTTCAAAATGGTTTAACCTGGTTATGCCGGTTGTGGTTCTATTTTACCAGGATAACGGCATGGGAATGCACGAAATTTTTGTTCTGAAGGCGATTTATTCCGTTGCCATTGTTTTCATGGAAATTCCGTCCGGCTGGATGGCAGATGTGTGGGGACGAAAAAAAACACTGATTCTCGGGAGTATTCTTGGAAGCGGAGGATTTCTGATTTACAGTTTTTCCTATGGATTTTGGGCGTTTGTAATTGCAGAAATAATTTTAGGAATCGGACATTCATTTGTTTCGGGAGCCGATTCAGCTATGCTTTTCGATAGTTTAAAAGTTTCAAATAAAACGCGCAAATATGTAAAACTGGAAGGCCGGATAACTTCCGTTGGTAATTTTGCCGAAGCTATTGCCGGAATTGCCGGAGGTTTTCTGGCAGCTGTCAGTTTGCGAACTCCTTTTTATTTTCAGTTTGGTGTGGCAGCAATTGCAATTCCTGCCGCCTTTACCCTGGTCGAACCAAAAATTCATTCAACAGGACAAATTCACACGTTAAAAAAACTGGTTCAAAACATTAAGGTTACATTTATTCAAAATCATAATTTGCGTATAGCAATTCTTCTTTCAGCAGTTACAGGAACGGCAACACTAACATTTGCATGGTTGGTACAGCCCTTTTTTAAAGCTATAAATTTACCGGTTGAAATGTTTGGTATTTTCTGGACAGCCTTAAATTTAACGGTTGGTGTTTCATCCGTTTTTGCCCATAGCTTTGAGCGTTTTGCCGGAAAAAAATGGTCACTGATAAGCATTATTATTCTGCTTGCCATCGGATATTTTTTCTCCGGAATAACCGTATCGGTTTACGGCCTTGCATTTCTGTTTTTATTTTACCTGGTTCGGGGGCTGGCAACCCCAATTCTTAAAAATTATATTAATCAATATACTGAAAGCGAAGTTAGGGCTACCATGCTGTCAGTTCGAAATTTTGTTATCCGGATTAGTTTTGCAGGAATCGGACCGCTACTTGGATATATTACCGACCATATTAATCTAACCAGCGCTTTTATTTTAGCCGGAGGCATATATTTGCTTGCCGCCTTAGTTATTGTTTTGCCCTGGTTAAAACCCGAAAACAAATAA
- a CDS encoding transposase: MKVQRIYETPLEINFNSPRQEFSLYWKSFLTSEIGKLYVSLPWDDLVRHFKIKENKKGPSRFFSPGGMIALMFLKSYVGCSDRKLIEHLNGNIHFQLFCDIWLQGERLTNYKIVSQIRTFLSSRLAISEAQKILAKHWKPFIEHPNIMLTDATCYETSMRYPTNIKLLWESVDWCYGQLKLSCKYLKIRTPRTKYLKQKERYSHYSRKRRKSKKQRRILTRSLLHLLGKLLFLLEETQQNYLYEFTMPARYYRQIKIITTVLSQQQEIFDTGKSVPDRIVSLSKAYIRPIVRGKEVKPVEFGAKVNMIQFGGINFIEHISFSAFHEGIRLKQSVRYGRQLVGKPTHLSGDDIYATNANRTWCRKENIIHGFKRKGRAGKHEQHRKILHSVLRKERATRMEGSFGTEKEHYGLKKIRAMTRKNEELWIFFGVHTANAVRIARKMALQKQAA; the protein is encoded by the coding sequence GTGAAAGTACAAAGAATTTATGAAACGCCCCTTGAAATTAATTTTAATTCACCACGTCAGGAATTTTCTCTTTACTGGAAATCATTTTTAACATCTGAAATTGGTAAACTCTATGTCTCCTTACCCTGGGATGATTTAGTCCGGCATTTTAAAATCAAAGAAAATAAGAAAGGACCTTCCCGTTTTTTTAGTCCCGGGGGAATGATTGCATTGATGTTCCTTAAGTCTTATGTGGGGTGTTCAGACCGAAAACTAATTGAGCACTTAAACGGCAATATCCACTTTCAGCTTTTTTGTGACATCTGGCTACAAGGTGAAAGGCTTACCAATTATAAAATTGTCAGCCAGATACGTACTTTTTTGTCATCAAGGTTAGCTATTAGTGAAGCTCAAAAAATATTGGCAAAACATTGGAAACCCTTTATTGAACATCCCAACATTATGCTTACCGATGCAACATGTTACGAAACTTCGATGCGTTACCCAACCAATATAAAACTACTGTGGGAAAGTGTAGACTGGTGTTACGGTCAATTGAAATTAAGCTGTAAGTATTTAAAGATACGAACACCCCGAACCAAATATCTCAAGCAAAAAGAAAGGTATAGTCACTACAGCCGAAAGCGCAGGAAATCGAAAAAGCAGCGTAGAATACTTACCCGGAGCCTGCTGCACTTACTGGGGAAATTATTGTTTTTACTGGAAGAAACCCAGCAGAACTATCTTTATGAATTTACCATGCCAGCCAGATATTATCGCCAAATCAAAATAATTACCACGGTATTATCTCAACAACAAGAAATTTTTGATACAGGTAAAAGTGTACCCGACCGTATAGTCAGCCTTTCAAAAGCTTATATCCGGCCAATTGTACGAGGAAAAGAAGTTAAACCTGTTGAATTTGGAGCCAAGGTAAATATGATACAATTTGGAGGGATTAATTTTATCGAGCACATAAGCTTCAGCGCTTTTCATGAGGGGATAAGGCTTAAGCAATCTGTGCGTTACGGTCGCCAGCTGGTAGGTAAACCAACACACCTTTCGGGCGATGATATTTATGCCACCAATGCCAACCGCACCTGGTGCAGGAAAGAGAATATCATCCATGGGTTTAAACGAAAAGGAAGGGCAGGAAAACATGAACAGCACCGGAAAATACTTCATTCTGTACTTCGTAAAGAAAGAGCCACGCGAATGGAAGGAAGCTTTGGAACAGAAAAAGAACACTACGGCTTAAAGAAAATAAGGGCCATGACCCGGAAAAATGAAGAACTCTGGATTTTCTTTGGTGTACATACAGCAAATGCAGTTAGGATAGCCCGAAAAATGGCGCTCCAAAAACAAGCTGCCTAA
- a CDS encoding DUF4231 domain-containing protein, protein MEKEMFNDYLENRYYSQLRYYGKSSAKNQKKYRNFQWILIVLSAITPVLAAINGERYNLQFVVVVVSALVAILTTGLKTFQYQELWVKYRATSEQLKPEIHYYNFNVGPYGESGVDKESLFISRVEAILDEEHKGWPPAKKMEEKDGEKQGAVEGCS, encoded by the coding sequence ATGGAAAAAGAGATGTTTAATGATTATCTTGAGAACAGATATTATTCTCAGCTGAGGTATTATGGAAAATCGTCAGCAAAAAATCAAAAGAAATATCGGAATTTTCAGTGGATTCTGATTGTTTTATCGGCGATAACACCTGTGCTGGCAGCAATAAACGGAGAAAGATATAATCTTCAGTTTGTTGTTGTGGTTGTTTCGGCCTTGGTTGCCATATTAACAACAGGGCTTAAAACATTCCAATACCAGGAGTTGTGGGTGAAATACAGGGCAACAAGTGAGCAGTTAAAACCAGAAATTCATTACTATAACTTTAACGTTGGTCCTTACGGAGAGTCCGGTGTTGACAAAGAATCTCTTTTTATTTCAAGAGTAGAGGCGATTTTGGATGAAGAGCATAAGGGATGGCCACCTGCAAAAAAGATGGAAGAAAAAGATGGAGAAAAGCAAGGAGCTGTAGAGGGATGTTCATAA
- a CDS encoding MBL fold metallo-hydrolase, producing the protein MLEHENFKIEATFLGTGTSQGVPVIACECDVCKSVNPKDKRLRSSLLLKINGQHFVIDAGPDFRQQMLREQLISLRAILLTHEHVDHIFGLDDIRSFNWVQKSPVDIYAESRVQEAIKRIFNYVFADHKYPGIPKMKLHMVSGRSFKIDEIKFVPVRCFHHKLPVYGFRVGDLTYITDTNSIPDEEMLKIEGTKILIINALREEKHISHFNLDEALAVIYRIQPQKAFLTHLSHAFGKHEDIQKKLPANVFVGYDGMKLVLNNS; encoded by the coding sequence ATGCTTGAACACGAAAATTTTAAAATTGAAGCTACTTTTTTAGGGACCGGAACTTCTCAGGGTGTTCCTGTAATTGCTTGTGAATGTGATGTGTGTAAATCAGTAAACCCAAAAGACAAAAGATTACGTTCGTCGTTGTTGCTAAAAATTAATGGACAACATTTTGTTATTGATGCCGGACCCGATTTTCGTCAGCAAATGTTACGTGAACAATTGATTAGCCTTCGTGCCATTTTACTTACCCACGAGCATGTCGATCATATTTTTGGACTTGATGACATTCGCTCTTTTAACTGGGTGCAAAAATCGCCGGTTGATATTTATGCAGAATCCCGTGTGCAGGAAGCTATTAAGCGCATTTTTAATTATGTATTTGCCGACCATAAATATCCCGGGATACCTAAAATGAAGTTACACATGGTTAGCGGTCGTTCGTTTAAAATTGATGAAATAAAATTTGTACCTGTCCGCTGTTTCCATCACAAATTGCCGGTTTACGGCTTCAGGGTTGGCGACTTAACCTATATTACCGATACCAATTCGATTCCTGATGAAGAAATGCTGAAGATTGAAGGAACAAAAATTTTAATAATCAACGCACTTCGGGAAGAGAAACACATCTCACATTTTAATTTGGACGAAGCTCTGGCAGTAATCTACAGAATACAACCCCAAAAGGCTTTTTTGACACATTTAAGTCATGCTTTTGGTAAACACGAAGACATTCAGAAAAAACTACCTGCAAATGTTTTTGTTGGATATGATGGTATGAAATTAGTGTTGAATAATTCGTAA
- a CDS encoding SAM-dependent methyltransferase encodes MPKLFLVPNVLSEGDWQNVLPAGIYQILTNTKYFIVENIRTARRFLKQVNKEIDIDSLTFFELNKYTQSSELPFFLSPIQKGFDIAVISEAGCPGVADPGADIVKIAHEKGVKVVPLVGPSSILLALMASGLNGQNFAFHGYLPVKPNERTRAISALEKQAKNTKQTQIFIETPYRNNQMLSDLLKTCHSSTRLCIAANITGDDEYIVTKTIKNWQGKLPDLHKIPTIFLIGE; translated from the coding sequence ATGCCAAAATTATTTCTTGTTCCCAATGTTTTAAGCGAAGGAGACTGGCAAAACGTTTTGCCGGCTGGTATTTATCAGATTCTCACCAATACAAAATATTTTATTGTGGAAAATATAAGAACCGCACGTCGTTTTTTAAAACAGGTAAACAAAGAAATTGACATTGATAGTTTGACCTTTTTTGAATTAAATAAATACACTCAAAGTTCTGAACTTCCCTTTTTTCTAAGCCCTATCCAAAAAGGATTTGACATTGCTGTGATCTCAGAAGCGGGATGTCCGGGAGTTGCAGATCCCGGAGCTGATATTGTAAAAATTGCCCATGAAAAAGGCGTAAAAGTTGTGCCGCTGGTTGGCCCCTCTTCGATATTGCTCGCACTGATGGCTTCCGGATTAAACGGGCAAAATTTTGCTTTTCACGGGTATTTGCCTGTAAAACCGAACGAACGAACACGTGCCATTTCTGCATTGGAAAAACAGGCAAAAAACACTAAACAAACACAAATTTTTATTGAGACTCCGTACAGAAATAATCAGATGTTAAGTGATTTGTTAAAAACCTGTCACTCTTCCACCAGGCTTTGCATAGCAGCAAATATTACGGGAGACGATGAGTATATTGTAACAAAAACGATAAAAAACTGGCAGGGAAAATTGCCTGACTTACATAAAATCCCAACAATCTTTTTAATTGGTGAATAA
- a CDS encoding transposase has product MVGACPCPYKETIVRVKNGEEFIYHVSYGATSVKLPWSNKPLTLVVVKGYGKKPMMILTSLQVKRNKGGIKHIIQSYIKRWSIEETIRFIKQTYDLENIRVLKYRRLQNMMALLLAVFYFIAVILDQSNKLTIMAGHILKSAKRVFGIPDFKYYALGDGISNIFKRCPGKLSDFYRNKADPQLNFIF; this is encoded by the coding sequence ATGGTTGGCGCATGCCCATGCCCCTATAAAGAAACTATTGTACGGGTAAAAAACGGGGAAGAATTTATTTACCATGTAAGCTATGGGGCAACTTCTGTAAAACTCCCATGGTCCAATAAGCCCTTAACGCTGGTTGTAGTGAAAGGTTATGGCAAGAAGCCAATGATGATATTGACTTCTCTGCAAGTAAAAAGAAATAAAGGGGGTATAAAACACATAATCCAATCCTATATCAAACGTTGGAGTATTGAAGAAACTATCCGCTTTATAAAACAAACATACGATTTAGAAAATATCAGGGTACTAAAATACAGACGGTTGCAAAATATGATGGCTTTATTGCTTGCTGTTTTCTATTTTATTGCTGTAATTCTTGACCAATCAAATAAACTTACTATTATGGCAGGGCATATATTAAAAAGCGCCAAAAGGGTTTTTGGGATACCAGATTTTAAATACTATGCATTGGGAGATGGGATAAGTAATATTTTTAAACGTTGTCCAGGCAAATTATCTGATTTTTATCGTAATAAAGCTGATCCGCAACTTAATTTTATTTTCTGA
- a CDS encoding alpha-L-fucosidase → MKSVKSCLKYSWIILLFVIIALCNCQQPVQKQYEPTVSSLDSHPVPEWFNDAKFGIFIHWGVYAVPAFHEWYVEYMSPKSQWGHSPEGPPYTAEQGNLPDSVFRSKIRNGANKYHRGNYGADFEYDEFIPMFKAEKYNPENWAGLFKSAGAQYVVLTAKHGDEFALWPTKYTDRNAMDMGPHRDLAGDLLKEVRSMGMKMGFYHNTTYSFWDKRYPNKEWVDYMNNSIKELVDLYQPDILWGDVPVGPFRNNNGKPLGANHWNSKEVIAYFYNHSENPDQVVTNERWGLDTTASQALSDRSVSNSLWAKQAQRWNTGNGIFLGDFQTPERRNITGIFDSPWETCDALDPTSWGYNKQTPDDAYMTTNELVDYLADIVSKGGNLLINIGPRADGTIPEVMQNRLKGIGLWLSINGEAIYGTRPWKVFGEGPTVSEVGSWGREDGEYGFKSGDVRYTRKGNILFVILLEWPGSEIILKTLQGIDIKNISMLGSDESIRWEQTKDGIDVFLPPNPISLYANVLRFECVNL, encoded by the coding sequence ATGAAATCTGTAAAATCATGCCTAAAGTATAGTTGGATTATTTTATTGTTTGTCATTATTGCTCTGTGTAATTGCCAACAACCTGTACAAAAACAATATGAGCCTACTGTGAGTTCTCTTGATTCGCATCCTGTGCCCGAGTGGTTTAATGACGCCAAATTTGGAATTTTTATCCACTGGGGAGTTTATGCTGTACCGGCATTCCATGAATGGTATGTAGAATATATGAGTCCGAAGTCCCAATGGGGGCATTCGCCGGAAGGTCCTCCGTACACAGCTGAACAGGGCAACTTGCCCGACAGCGTCTTCCGGTCAAAGATTCGCAATGGAGCCAATAAGTATCACCGCGGGAATTATGGTGCCGATTTTGAATACGATGAATTTATTCCCATGTTCAAGGCTGAAAAGTATAACCCGGAAAATTGGGCGGGTTTGTTTAAAAGTGCCGGTGCGCAGTATGTCGTCCTGACCGCAAAACATGGTGATGAATTTGCGCTTTGGCCAACGAAATATACTGACAGGAACGCAATGGATATGGGCCCCCATCGTGATCTGGCGGGTGATCTTTTGAAGGAAGTGCGTTCGATGGGTATGAAAATGGGCTTCTATCACAATACTACTTATTCGTTTTGGGATAAAAGATATCCAAATAAAGAGTGGGTAGATTATATGAATAATTCGATAAAAGAGCTGGTGGATTTGTATCAGCCCGATATTTTGTGGGGAGATGTACCTGTGGGGCCGTTTCGTAATAACAATGGAAAGCCTTTGGGGGCAAACCATTGGAACAGCAAGGAGGTGATTGCCTATTTTTATAATCATTCGGAGAATCCAGATCAGGTTGTTACAAACGAACGTTGGGGTTTGGATACTACCGCTTCCCAAGCTCTGTCTGACAGGTCAGTATCGAATTCACTTTGGGCTAAACAGGCACAGCGATGGAATACCGGGAATGGTATATTTCTTGGTGACTTTCAAACACCGGAGCGACGAAATATTACCGGGATTTTTGATTCTCCCTGGGAGACCTGCGATGCCCTTGATCCAACTTCATGGGGCTATAACAAACAAACTCCTGATGATGCATATATGACTACAAACGAGTTAGTTGATTATTTGGCGGATATTGTCAGCAAGGGGGGGAATCTTTTGATTAATATTGGCCCCAGAGCCGATGGTACCATCCCGGAGGTGATGCAAAACAGGTTAAAGGGAATTGGTTTGTGGCTATCTATAAACGGTGAAGCCATTTATGGTACCAGACCATGGAAGGTATTTGGTGAGGGGCCTACGGTGTCTGAGGTTGGTTCTTGGGGAAGGGAAGATGGTGAATATGGATTTAAATCGGGTGACGTTAGGTATACAAGAAAAGGAAATATACTTTTTGTTATTCTTCTTGAGTGGCCGGGTTCTGAAATAATACTTAAAACTTTGCAAGGTATAGATATTAAAAATATATCGATGCTAGGTTCAGATGAGTCAATCCGTTGGGAACAAACAAAAGATGGTATTGATGTTTTTTTGCCGCCAAATCCAATTTCCTTGTATGCAAATGTCTTACGGTTTGAGTGTGTAAATTTGTAA
- a CDS encoding alpha-L-fucosidase, which translates to MKIILKQLYYICICFIVLSSCVPSESEQTKTMGQQEFTDLRLGMFIHFGLYALPAGVWNGDTLSSGTVAEHIMRLKSIPREEYHQLAKKFNPNNFDAHKIVRLAKQAGMKYIVFTAKHHDGFAMFDSDYDDYNIKDGTPYGKDILKELSEECKNQGIKLGLYYSHIRDWDEYHSVDMYGNNWDWDKDDPNRNAQVYIERKVKTQLKELLTNYGEIFCLWFDTPGDISKKQAKDIYDYVKRLQPDCLINTRIGAGLGDYGVMGDNQIPPGVLNGIWECPATMNHSWGFHCADSAWKSREDMLLQLIDLSSKNINYLLNIGPKADGSIPEESVDRLKEIGKWVTENGEAIYKNGPSPWFQEMDGIRVTTGKDALYVMLLNKNIDAIMLYGLKNKVIKVTDIHDEVSIPYEYREVKNLDLPELKIKVPGDWKEKIFPVFKVKIKGQPQVDDRPGQMSSGNIILQVGMAEVIGDNGNLQISGMDGVIDTNNWPYFATKNWNSTEDYLKWNFFVTEPGLFQVNVISVSTVRSYESYKREWESIYQNDKDFNKLFFTVDNQTVSGTIKGKERISHIRSAYRPEFINRFGKIRIEKPGNYTAVLKAGFINPTDTDGTVIYEVQLEKVQN; encoded by the coding sequence ATGAAGATTATACTTAAGCAATTATATTATATCTGCATCTGCTTTATTGTTTTGTCTTCCTGTGTTCCATCAGAGAGTGAACAAACTAAAACCATGGGGCAACAGGAATTTACAGATCTCCGGTTGGGAATGTTTATCCACTTTGGTCTTTATGCGCTGCCTGCAGGAGTATGGAACGGCGATACTTTATCTTCAGGAACAGTTGCGGAACATATCATGAGGTTAAAATCCATACCAAGGGAAGAATACCATCAGTTGGCTAAAAAATTCAATCCAAATAATTTTGATGCCCATAAGATTGTAAGATTGGCTAAACAGGCCGGGATGAAATACATTGTATTTACCGCCAAACATCACGATGGTTTTGCCATGTTTGATTCCGATTATGATGATTACAATATTAAGGACGGCACACCTTATGGGAAGGACATTCTGAAAGAGCTTAGTGAAGAGTGTAAAAATCAGGGTATTAAATTGGGGTTGTATTATTCTCATATAAGGGATTGGGATGAATATCATTCGGTTGATATGTACGGGAATAATTGGGATTGGGATAAAGATGATCCAAACAGAAATGCTCAGGTTTATATTGAAAGGAAAGTAAAAACTCAACTAAAAGAATTGCTCACAAATTATGGTGAGATATTCTGTTTATGGTTTGATACCCCTGGTGATATATCAAAAAAACAGGCAAAAGACATTTATGATTATGTAAAAAGACTGCAGCCGGATTGCCTCATTAACACGCGAATTGGAGCAGGTTTGGGTGATTACGGGGTTATGGGTGACAACCAAATTCCTCCCGGAGTACTTAACGGAATATGGGAATGCCCGGCAACCATGAATCATTCCTGGGGTTTTCACTGTGCTGACAGTGCCTGGAAATCACGGGAGGATATGCTTCTCCAACTAATTGATTTATCTTCAAAAAATATTAACTATCTCTTAAACATTGGTCCTAAGGCTGATGGATCAATCCCAGAGGAAAGTGTTGATCGGTTAAAGGAAATTGGTAAGTGGGTTACTGAAAATGGAGAAGCAATATACAAAAACGGTCCAAGTCCCTGGTTTCAGGAAATGGATGGGATTCGTGTTACTACAGGGAAAGACGCTCTTTATGTTATGCTTTTGAATAAAAATATAGATGCCATAATGCTTTATGGGCTTAAAAACAAGGTGATTAAAGTTACTGACATCCATGATGAAGTTTCAATTCCTTATGAATACAGGGAAGTAAAGAATTTAGACTTGCCAGAATTAAAAATCAAAGTTCCAGGTGATTGGAAAGAGAAAATTTTTCCTGTTTTTAAGGTAAAGATTAAAGGGCAACCACAAGTAGATGATCGACCGGGGCAGATGAGTTCGGGAAATATAATTTTACAGGTAGGTATGGCAGAAGTCATTGGAGATAATGGAAATTTACAGATTTCAGGAATGGATGGAGTAATAGATACAAACAACTGGCCCTATTTTGCCACGAAAAACTGGAATAGCACTGAGGATTATCTAAAGTGGAATTTCTTTGTTACAGAACCGGGATTATTTCAAGTGAATGTTATAAGTGTTTCAACAGTGAGAAGCTATGAGAGTTACAAAAGGGAATGGGAGTCAATATATCAAAACGATAAAGACTTTAATAAGCTCTTCTTTACAGTTGACAATCAGACAGTCTCCGGAACAATTAAGGGAAAAGAGCGAATAAGTCATATTCGTTCAGCCTATAGGCCTGAATTTATAAACCGTTTTGGAAAGATTCGTATTGAAAAACCGGGTAATTATACGGCTGTTTTGAAGGCCGGTTTTATTAATCCGACCGATACTGACGGAACGGTAATTTATGAAGTGCAGCTGGAAAAAGTTCAGAATTAA
- a CDS encoding sialate O-acetylesterase, with product MLANALNKKHAGILAIAFVLLIFSFQKSEGQISREFSLPLWISDNMIFPSEANWTLRGSCGSSQEVSVSFNKIKISTKSDKDGIWEVSFPSVKSGISGDMMFVCNGETKVIKEVLSGNIWLCAGQSNMAMHVKSSKESIEVGDNVSSLNIRYFNGKQWQKITNENVQNISAVAFFFAAEMQKSQRNPMGIFVAARGGTGIEAWVPEEAFPDIETGNRFRTLVNDSLVLKAAREDDKDMKPYGQHRLAKWGLGRAVPAMLFNKLIRPLGQLPLTGVVWYQGESNTDKVSQATEYLFWLENLISSYRKYFDKPDLLFAIIQLPTYDPGTPESLKAWEILQGVQATVAQNTTRTVLVDIRDLGELYNIHPVQKKEVGIRTAKAVCKLISIN from the coding sequence ATGCTTGCCAATGCTTTGAATAAGAAGCACGCTGGAATATTAGCCATTGCTTTTGTTTTGTTGATTTTTTCTTTTCAGAAATCGGAAGGTCAAATATCACGAGAGTTCAGTTTGCCGCTGTGGATTTCGGATAATATGATATTTCCTTCTGAGGCTAACTGGACACTTAGGGGAAGTTGTGGTTCATCTCAGGAGGTATCGGTCAGTTTTAATAAAATAAAAATTTCAACCAAGTCAGATAAAGATGGTATCTGGGAAGTGAGTTTTCCTTCTGTAAAATCTGGTATTTCCGGCGATATGATGTTTGTTTGTAATGGTGAAACAAAGGTTATAAAAGAAGTACTTTCGGGAAATATATGGTTGTGTGCAGGACAGTCAAATATGGCAATGCACGTTAAATCTTCCAAAGAGTCAATCGAAGTCGGAGATAATGTATCTTCCCTAAATATACGTTACTTCAATGGCAAACAATGGCAAAAAATCACTAACGAAAATGTACAGAATATTTCGGCGGTAGCTTTCTTTTTTGCTGCAGAGATGCAAAAAAGTCAAAGGAACCCAATGGGCATTTTTGTAGCAGCAAGGGGAGGAACAGGAATTGAAGCATGGGTACCTGAAGAGGCATTTCCTGATATCGAAACCGGAAACAGGTTCAGGACTCTGGTTAACGATTCGCTGGTACTAAAAGCTGCCAGGGAGGACGACAAGGATATGAAACCATATGGGCAGCACAGGTTGGCAAAATGGGGATTGGGACGCGCTGTTCCGGCAATGCTTTTTAATAAACTTATACGTCCGTTGGGTCAGCTCCCTCTAACTGGTGTGGTTTGGTACCAGGGAGAAAGTAATACTGACAAAGTAAGCCAGGCAACTGAATATCTTTTTTGGCTGGAGAATCTGATTTCTTCTTACAGAAAATACTTTGACAAGCCTGATTTATTGTTTGCCATAATTCAGCTTCCAACTTATGATCCGGGCACGCCCGAAAGTCTGAAAGCCTGGGAAATTCTTCAGGGTGTTCAAGCTACTGTGGCTCAAAATACAACGCGGACAGTATTGGTCGATATTCGGGATTTGGGTGAATTGTACAATATTCATCCCGTTCAGAAAAAAGAAGTGGGAATAAGGACAGCGAAGGCTGTTTGTAAATTGATTTCTATTAACTGA